A portion of the Methanoculleus thermophilus genome contains these proteins:
- a CDS encoding DNA methyltransferase: MTDYKLTEERLDAVRKVEGFPRGKDKDIIALSDPPYYTACPNPWIGEFIEKHGRPFDPEEKYDCEPFAADVSEGKNDPIYNAHSYHTKVPHKAIMRYILHYTKPGDIVFDGFCGTGMTGVAAQMCGNPDAEFKEKVEREMPDVVWGARRAILCDLSPAATFIAYNYNNPVDPAAFEREAKAILAEVEKECGWMYETDHVVDGKVQVRKDVDGTTTPVKGRINYTVWSDVFVCPSCSEEIVFWEAAVDHANGKVRDEFPCPHCGATTTKRSLERAWEYVHDEALRETVRRAKQVPVLINYSVGKKRFEKVPDAADLDLLDRIEMKAIPYWYPTDELPDGYNTEQPKKSHGVTHVHQFYTKRNLWVLASFISKAFDRRLEPELFLLSSLHLHVNRMRRYQPVKPGGTPGLPGTLYISAISVELPIFDVYPRKLRDVKKAFDNRSNGNVIVNTCSGSSLPHIPDCSIDYIFTDPPFGGNLMYSELNFLWEAWLRVFTNNQSEAIVNDVQHKALPEYQALMEQCFAENYRILKPGRWMTVEFHNSQNKVWMAIQQALTRAGFVIADVRVLDKKQGTFKQVTTTSAVKQDLIISAYKPNGGLEEQFKLTAGTEEGVWDFVRQHLKHLPVAPEKDGVLQYVPERQKHLLYDRMVAFHVQRGIIVPISAPDFYFGLYQRFPERDGMYFLPDQVPRYEQKRLVADRVEQMSLFVHDEKSAIQWLRQHLTAAPKTYQEIQPAFMIESRNTDKHESLPELGDLLEQNFLKDKDGRWYVPDPNKESDLEKIREKALLKEFAAYLATSGKLKTFRTEAVRAGFKQCWSERDYATIIRTGDRLPASILQEDDVLLMYYDNARTRQGQTEHGRGTGRQVALEL, encoded by the coding sequence ATGACTGACTATAAACTGACAGAGGAGCGGCTCGACGCCGTTCGCAAGGTCGAGGGGTTCCCCCGCGGGAAGGATAAGGACATCATTGCGCTCTCTGATCCGCCGTATTACACGGCCTGCCCGAACCCCTGGATCGGGGAGTTCATCGAGAAGCACGGCCGGCCGTTCGATCCCGAAGAGAAGTACGACTGCGAGCCGTTTGCGGCGGACGTGAGCGAGGGGAAGAACGATCCGATCTACAACGCTCATTCCTACCACACGAAGGTGCCGCACAAGGCGATCATGCGCTACATTCTCCACTACACGAAACCCGGCGACATCGTCTTCGACGGGTTCTGCGGGACCGGGATGACCGGGGTGGCGGCGCAGATGTGCGGCAACCCTGATGCGGAGTTCAAGGAGAAGGTCGAGCGGGAGATGCCCGACGTGGTGTGGGGGGCCCGGCGGGCGATCCTCTGCGATCTCTCGCCGGCGGCGACCTTCATCGCCTACAACTACAACAACCCGGTGGACCCGGCGGCCTTCGAGCGGGAGGCGAAAGCGATCCTTGCCGAGGTGGAGAAGGAATGCGGCTGGATGTACGAGACCGACCACGTTGTGGACGGGAAGGTCCAGGTCAGGAAGGACGTGGACGGCACCACGACGCCGGTGAAAGGACGGATCAACTACACGGTCTGGAGCGACGTCTTCGTCTGCCCGTCGTGCTCTGAGGAGATCGTCTTCTGGGAGGCGGCGGTGGACCATGCCAATGGGAAGGTCCGCGATGAGTTCCCCTGCCCGCACTGTGGTGCGACGACGACCAAGCGCTCCCTCGAACGGGCATGGGAGTACGTCCACGACGAGGCCCTCCGCGAGACGGTCCGCCGGGCAAAGCAGGTGCCGGTGCTGATCAACTACTCGGTCGGGAAGAAGCGGTTTGAGAAGGTGCCGGATGCGGCTGATCTCGACCTGCTCGACCGGATCGAGATGAAGGCGATTCCGTACTGGTATCCGACGGATGAGTTGCCTGATGGGTACAATACGGAACAGCCAAAGAAGTCCCACGGCGTCACCCATGTGCATCAGTTCTATACTAAGAGAAATCTGTGGGTGCTTGCATCCTTTATCAGTAAAGCGTTCGATAGGCGTTTAGAACCAGAATTGTTTTTATTATCATCCTTGCATCTCCATGTAAACAGAATGCGTCGATATCAACCCGTGAAGCCGGGTGGAACCCCAGGTTTACCAGGTACTCTGTATATATCAGCGATATCAGTTGAATTGCCAATCTTCGATGTCTATCCAAGAAAGCTTAGAGATGTAAAGAAGGCGTTTGATAATCGGAGTAATGGCAATGTGATTGTTAATACCTGCTCGGGTTCATCTCTACCACATATCCCTGATTGTTCAATCGACTACATCTTCACCGATCCCCCCTTCGGCGGCAACCTGATGTACTCCGAACTGAACTTCCTCTGGGAGGCGTGGCTCCGGGTCTTCACGAACAACCAATCCGAAGCGATCGTTAACGACGTCCAGCACAAGGCGCTCCCCGAGTATCAGGCGCTGATGGAGCAGTGCTTTGCAGAGAACTACCGCATCTTGAAGCCCGGACGCTGGATGACCGTGGAGTTCCACAACTCCCAGAACAAGGTCTGGATGGCGATCCAGCAGGCGCTGACGCGGGCCGGTTTCGTCATCGCCGACGTCCGCGTCCTCGACAAGAAGCAGGGCACTTTCAAGCAGGTCACCACCACGAGCGCCGTCAAGCAGGACCTCATCATCTCCGCCTACAAGCCAAACGGCGGTCTTGAAGAGCAATTCAAACTCACCGCCGGCACCGAGGAGGGCGTCTGGGACTTTGTCCGCCAGCACCTGAAACATCTCCCGGTCGCCCCGGAGAAGGACGGCGTCCTCCAGTACGTCCCGGAGCGGCAGAAGCACCTCCTCTACGACCGCATGGTCGCCTTCCACGTCCAGCGCGGGATCATCGTCCCCATCTCCGCCCCGGACTTCTACTTCGGGCTCTACCAGCGCTTCCCCGAACGCGACGGCATGTACTTCCTCCCCGACCAGGTCCCCCGCTACGAGCAGAAACGCCTCGTTGCCGACCGCGTCGAGCAGATGAGCCTCTTCGTCCACGACGAGAAGAGCGCCATCCAGTGGCTGAGGCAGCACCTCACCGCCGCCCCGAAGACCTACCAGGAGATCCAGCCCGCCTTCATGATCGAGAGCCGGAACACCGACAAGCACGAATCCCTCCCGGAACTCGGTGACCTCCTCGAACAGAACTTCCTCAAGGACAAGGACGGCCGGTGGTACGTCCCCGACCCCAACAAGGAGTCGGACCTCGAAAAGATCCGGGAGAAGGCCCTGCTCAAAGAGTTCGCCGCCTACCTCGCCACATCCGGCAAACTCAAGACCTTCAGAACCGAGGCCGTCAGGGCCGGATTCAAGCAATGCTGGTCGGAACGCGACTACGCAACCATCATCCGGACCGGCGACCGTCTCCCGGCGAGCATCCTTCAGGAAGACGACGTCCTCCTGATGTACTACGACAACGCCCGGACGCGGCAGGGGCAGACCGAACATGGAAGAGGTACAGGTCGGCAGGTGGCTCTGGAGCTCTGA
- a CDS encoding DEAD/DEAH box helicase, producing MEEVQVGRWLWSSEYREPVQVIETQQIWGTTTCRFWVPSANTVAVGDASSCTPLDQAPPLEKDEVTARAAAGRILDHLAKTPLLAPLFSPVTPLPHQVAALARACSRDPVRCLLADEVGLGKTIEAGLIIKELTLRNRAARILIVAPRGLVTQWVAEMETHFGETFTLLDPASTDPSLWRRIDRAIVSIDAIKPLKQRRGWTPARLHQHNQDRFHAVTKAGWDLIIVDEAHKLAGTNRQVARHTLGRALARSARHLLLLSATPHQGKTDAFMRLMSLLDPTTFREDGPVNRDDLQPYIIRTEKRSAIGTDGTPLFRPRQTQIVRVEWSGEHRLQAELYDAVTDYVRTGYNHALAEKRNYIGFLMVLMQRLVSSSTRSIRTTLEKRLAILEETLPPTPADGPTGDDWWDLEPEEQIDEAIRAERSSHQTETTQVRLLLDLARRCEAARPDAKVERLVDLIHSRCGEENDPDLKFLIFTEFVPTQQMLAEYLTARGFSVVCLNGSMDMDERRRTQQAFATDAQVMISTEAGGEGLNLQFCHIAINYDLPWNPMRIEQRIGRVDRIGQTHDVMVYNMVFSDTVEQRVHEVLLEKLLVILNDLGFDKFSDVLDSSEAERGFEDLFIRAILDPENTDRYLDTFIASVQEQARQERQTLSSLLDQPILSAGDVRDYLHSPLPALTEHLVVSAIRARGGEVTRGMQGFDLRWPDGHRQAGIVFAPPGDETDLTLLTVADPAVSALLTRIAVASPDQPIPTVRIPDLPHEVRGLWSLWKLSVSGTSGPSLIAVSYFITETGRSFPVAGRQIWDALARGAYSITGISTADPALCDRSRSGAADTSREIGLNGIPAIYPILFLRVEGGHD from the coding sequence ATGGAAGAGGTACAGGTCGGCAGGTGGCTCTGGAGCTCTGAGTACAGAGAACCCGTCCAGGTGATCGAGACCCAGCAGATCTGGGGCACGACCACCTGCCGGTTCTGGGTCCCGAGCGCAAACACCGTGGCCGTCGGAGATGCATCCTCCTGCACCCCCCTCGACCAGGCCCCGCCCCTGGAGAAAGACGAGGTGACCGCACGCGCAGCAGCCGGGCGGATACTCGACCACCTCGCAAAAACACCGCTCCTCGCCCCCCTCTTCTCCCCCGTCACCCCGCTCCCCCACCAGGTCGCCGCCCTCGCCCGGGCCTGCAGCCGCGACCCCGTCCGCTGCCTCCTCGCCGACGAAGTCGGGCTCGGCAAGACCATCGAGGCCGGCCTCATCATCAAAGAACTCACCCTCCGGAACCGGGCCGCCCGCATCCTCATCGTCGCCCCGAGAGGCCTCGTCACCCAGTGGGTCGCCGAGATGGAGACGCACTTCGGCGAGACCTTCACCCTCCTCGACCCCGCAAGCACCGACCCCTCCCTCTGGCGACGGATCGACCGGGCCATCGTCTCAATCGACGCCATCAAACCCCTCAAACAGCGGCGAGGCTGGACGCCGGCACGACTACATCAGCACAACCAGGACCGGTTCCACGCCGTCACAAAGGCCGGATGGGACCTCATCATCGTCGACGAGGCCCACAAACTCGCCGGCACCAACCGGCAGGTCGCCCGCCACACCCTCGGCCGCGCCCTCGCCCGGTCGGCAAGGCACCTCCTCCTCCTCTCTGCCACCCCGCACCAGGGCAAGACCGACGCTTTCATGCGGCTCATGAGCCTCCTCGACCCGACAACCTTCCGGGAAGACGGCCCGGTCAACCGCGACGACCTCCAGCCCTACATCATCAGGACCGAGAAACGGAGCGCCATCGGCACCGACGGCACCCCCCTCTTCAGACCCCGGCAGACCCAGATCGTCAGGGTCGAGTGGAGCGGCGAGCACCGCCTCCAGGCCGAACTCTACGACGCCGTCACCGACTACGTCCGCACCGGCTACAACCACGCTCTTGCCGAGAAGAGGAATTACATCGGCTTTCTCATGGTTCTCATGCAGCGCCTCGTCTCCAGCAGCACCCGCTCCATCCGCACCACCCTCGAAAAACGTCTCGCTATCCTCGAAGAGACCCTCCCCCCGACGCCCGCCGACGGCCCCACGGGCGACGACTGGTGGGACCTGGAGCCCGAAGAGCAGATCGACGAGGCCATCCGTGCCGAGCGCTCCTCACACCAGACGGAGACGACACAGGTCCGCCTCCTCCTCGACCTCGCTCGCCGGTGCGAGGCCGCCCGCCCCGACGCAAAGGTCGAACGCCTCGTCGACCTCATCCACTCCCGTTGCGGCGAAGAGAACGACCCCGACCTCAAGTTCCTCATCTTCACCGAGTTCGTCCCGACCCAGCAGATGCTCGCCGAATACCTCACCGCACGAGGATTTTCCGTCGTCTGCCTCAACGGCTCGATGGACATGGACGAGCGCCGCAGGACCCAGCAGGCCTTCGCAACCGACGCCCAGGTCATGATCTCCACCGAGGCCGGGGGCGAAGGCCTCAACCTCCAGTTCTGTCATATCGCCATCAACTACGACCTGCCCTGGAACCCCATGCGGATCGAGCAGCGCATCGGCCGGGTCGACCGGATCGGCCAGACCCACGACGTCATGGTCTACAACATGGTCTTCTCCGACACCGTCGAGCAACGGGTCCACGAAGTCCTCCTCGAAAAACTCCTCGTCATCTTAAACGACCTTGGATTCGACAAATTCAGCGACGTCCTCGACTCCAGCGAGGCGGAACGGGGATTCGAGGACCTCTTCATCCGGGCGATCCTCGACCCCGAGAACACCGACCGCTACCTCGACACCTTCATCGCATCGGTCCAGGAGCAGGCACGACAGGAACGCCAGACGCTCTCGTCCCTCCTCGACCAGCCCATCCTCTCCGCCGGCGACGTCAGGGACTACCTCCACTCGCCCCTCCCCGCGCTCACCGAACACCTCGTCGTCTCGGCTATCAGGGCCCGGGGCGGCGAGGTGACACGCGGCATGCAGGGTTTCGACCTCAGGTGGCCCGACGGCCACCGCCAGGCCGGCATCGTCTTCGCCCCTCCCGGCGACGAGACCGACCTCACCCTCCTCACCGTTGCCGACCCCGCCGTGAGCGCCCTCCTCACCCGCATAGCCGTTGCCTCACCGGACCAACCCATCCCCACCGTCCGGATTCCCGACCTCCCCCACGAGGTCAGGGGGCTCTGGTCACTCTGGAAACTCTCCGTCTCCGGCACATCAGGCCCCTCCCTCATTGCCGTCTCCTACTTCATCACCGAGACCGGCCGCTCCTTCCCTGTCGCCGGGAGGCAGATCTGGGACGCCCTTGCCCGGGGCGCCTACTCGATCACCGGCATATCGACCGCTGATCCGGCACTCTGCGACCGGAGCAGGAGTGGCGCCGCCGATACCAGCCGGGAGATCGGATTGAACGGAATCCCGGCGATCTATCCAATCCTCTTTCTCCGGGTGGAGGGCGGCCATGACTGA